A part of Methanobacterium bryantii genomic DNA contains:
- a CDS encoding glycosyltransferase family 4 protein, with protein MKICFLANSESIHIQRWIKYFTDTGHEVHIISDSSNDKINIENVIFHQLKNINSNRNTVTFYITLIINIVYVNYLIKSIKPDILHAHYVIYYGFYGVLTSFHPLIISVWGSDVLKVPDESIIAKYIIRYTLKGADKITTTAEFMRDHLFDNFKLAKEKIIRIPWGINTNIFYQRYSSKEKELKEYLEIGDAETVVISNRSMAPQYNIDKIIEAIPYVLKSNSNTVFVFIKGYGTTNFEKKMRLKARKLNITNNIRFISKNITPKEMATYLNISNMFISITKTDQFASSIMEGMACGLVPIVSNINVYHQYLSDNSNALFVNPDNPQDLAEKIIYCINNPEIKENFYKINKEIIEKHENWDKNARKMEKLYEEMLKEGEVKDEMENPIVQNISG; from the coding sequence CCACATTCAACGATGGATTAAATATTTCACAGATACCGGTCATGAAGTACACATAATATCAGATAGTTCCAATGATAAAATTAACATTGAAAACGTAATATTCCATCAACTTAAAAATATCAATTCAAATAGAAACACGGTGACGTTCTATATAACCTTGATAATCAATATTGTATATGTTAATTATCTAATAAAGAGTATTAAGCCAGACATTCTCCATGCACATTATGTTATATACTACGGGTTTTATGGAGTTTTAACTTCTTTTCATCCTTTAATCATATCTGTTTGGGGTAGCGATGTTTTAAAAGTGCCAGATGAGTCCATAATAGCAAAGTACATAATTCGTTATACTCTTAAAGGTGCAGATAAGATCACTACTACTGCTGAATTTATGAGAGATCACCTATTTGATAACTTTAAACTAGCAAAAGAAAAAATCATTAGAATTCCATGGGGAATAAATACCAACATTTTTTATCAAAGGTACAGTTCTAAAGAAAAAGAATTAAAAGAATATTTAGAAATAGGAGATGCTGAAACAGTTGTTATCAGCAACAGGAGCATGGCCCCACAATATAATATTGATAAAATTATTGAAGCTATCCCTTATGTTCTAAAATCAAATTCCAATACTGTTTTTGTGTTTATAAAGGGTTACGGTACCACTAATTTTGAAAAAAAAATGAGATTGAAGGCTCGAAAATTAAATATCACAAACAACATTCGTTTTATTTCAAAGAATATAACACCTAAAGAAATGGCTACCTATCTTAACATTTCCAACATGTTCATTTCAATAACAAAAACAGATCAATTTGCAAGTAGCATTATGGAAGGAATGGCATGTGGATTGGTCCCTATTGTAAGTAATATTAATGTTTACCACCAATATCTATCAGATAATAGTAATGCACTATTTGTTAATCCAGATAATCCACAGGATTTAGCGGAAAAAATAATTTATTGTATTAATAATCCTGAAATAAAGGAGAATTTTTATAAAATAAACAAAGAAATCATTGAAAAACATGAAAATTGGGATAAAAATGCTCGAAAGATGGAAAAATTATATGAAGAAATGCTAAAAGAAGGAGAAGTTAAAGATGAAATGGAAAATCCCATTGTTCAAAATATATCAGGATGA
- a CDS encoding DegT/DnrJ/EryC1/StrS family aminotransferase, with protein MKWKIPLFKIYQDDDDIQSVTNIIKNGSHWADGREIQLFENEISQYLGRKYAVTFNSGTSALHTLLLAHGIKNNDEIIVPSFTFISTANAPLFVKAKPVFAEIEDKTYGLDPEDVKEKINPKTKAIIPIHYGGSPCLIRELKEIADDYNVLLIEDTAESLGAKIKDKKLGSFGDSAILSFCQNKVISTGEGGAVVTDSKEIYDKLKLIRSHGRLDAQDYFSSTNYMDYITLGYNFRMPTMCAALGLSQLKKIDSIIKMRRSNSSYLTKKLSKNGITIPKSPSDYYNVHQLFTIRIEEQRDELMEYMSNKGIMTKVYFSPVHLTHFYQKKLGYKIGDLPVTEKVSNQVLSLPMYPTLTKREMDYIAENIEKFLKVK; from the coding sequence ATGAAATGGAAAATCCCATTGTTCAAAATATATCAGGATGATGATGATATCCAAAGTGTAACAAATATTATCAAGAATGGTTCTCATTGGGCAGATGGAAGAGAAATCCAGCTATTTGAAAATGAAATTTCCCAGTATCTTGGAAGAAAATACGCTGTGACATTTAATTCTGGAACTTCAGCTCTGCATACTCTCCTTTTAGCTCATGGTATTAAAAATAACGATGAAATAATAGTTCCATCTTTTACATTTATCTCAACGGCTAATGCTCCTCTTTTTGTTAAAGCAAAACCTGTTTTTGCAGAAATTGAAGATAAAACATATGGATTAGATCCTGAAGATGTTAAAGAAAAAATTAATCCCAAAACTAAAGCAATTATCCCTATTCATTATGGGGGTAGCCCCTGTTTAATACGTGAATTAAAAGAGATTGCTGATGATTATAATGTTTTACTCATAGAAGATACTGCAGAATCACTTGGGGCAAAAATAAAAGATAAAAAATTAGGGAGCTTTGGAGATTCCGCCATACTTAGTTTTTGCCAGAATAAAGTAATTTCTACAGGTGAAGGAGGGGCAGTTGTAACAGATTCAAAAGAAATCTATGACAAATTAAAATTAATAAGATCACACGGAAGGTTAGATGCTCAAGATTACTTCTCTTCAACCAATTACATGGATTACATAACTTTGGGATACAATTTTAGAATGCCTACCATGTGTGCAGCACTGGGTTTATCACAGCTAAAGAAAATAGACTCTATAATTAAAATGAGAAGGAGTAATTCATCCTATTTAACAAAAAAATTGTCAAAAAATGGCATAACTATACCAAAAAGTCCATCAGATTATTATAATGTTCATCAACTATTTACAATAAGGATTGAAGAACAAAGGGATGAGTTAATGGAATATATGTCAAATAAAGGTATAATGACTAAAGTATATTTTTCTCCAGTTCATTTAACTCATTTTTATCAAAAAAAGTTGGGATATAAAATTGGAGATTTGCCTGTTACTGAGAAGGTATCCAATCAAGTACTGTCTTTGCCAATGTATCCCACATTGACAAAAAGAGAAATGGATTATATTGCCGAAAATATTGAAAAATTTTTGAAGGTAAAATAA
- a CDS encoding SDR family NAD(P)-dependent oxidoreductase, whose product MKDKLRKKTVLVTGGTGSIGTEIVKQVLSYDASKVIVFSRDEIKHFSLKKNLTDDRLETVIGDVRDYRSVQRVFNDFDIDLIYHAAAMKHVVVCEDFPIESVRTNVLGTQNMVDLATKYGIPKMINISTDKSAYPVNVMGATKFIAERIVLNANFSCVRFGNVANSHGSVIPILLENLLNGKPINITNPNATRFIMEIPDAVNLVMEATKYAQGGDLFILKMKAFKLGDLLDVILHKIAPRLNIPEENIKVNMIGLVDGEKLHEGLVNSTESQFLFELNNTYVILKDKEKALKYEDTRKINSFKYTSNEVDLISKSEIEKIVINYFKKDSMREKLWEYLTNYSKKYVVQHATEIY is encoded by the coding sequence ATGAAGGACAAATTAAGGAAAAAGACTGTTTTAGTTACTGGTGGAACAGGATCAATAGGTACAGAGATAGTCAAACAAGTTCTAAGTTATGATGCATCCAAAGTCATAGTTTTCAGCAGAGATGAAATAAAACACTTTTCATTAAAGAAAAATTTAACAGATGATCGACTTGAAACCGTCATTGGAGATGTAAGAGACTATCGTAGCGTTCAGCGAGTATTTAATGATTTTGATATCGACCTCATTTACCATGCAGCTGCAATGAAACACGTTGTTGTATGCGAAGATTTTCCAATAGAAAGTGTCCGAACTAATGTTTTAGGAACACAAAATATGGTAGACCTGGCAACAAAGTACGGAATCCCAAAGATGATCAACATCAGCACAGATAAATCAGCGTATCCTGTTAACGTGATGGGTGCAACTAAATTTATTGCAGAAAGAATCGTACTTAATGCAAATTTTTCTTGTGTTAGATTTGGTAATGTTGCTAACTCTCATGGTTCAGTAATTCCCATCCTCCTAGAGAATCTTTTAAACGGGAAACCAATAAACATAACTAATCCCAATGCAACCCGATTTATTATGGAAATTCCGGATGCAGTCAATCTTGTAATGGAAGCTACCAAATATGCTCAGGGTGGAGACCTATTTATTCTAAAAATGAAGGCATTTAAACTAGGAGACTTGCTAGATGTAATTTTGCATAAGATCGCTCCAAGATTGAATATACCCGAGGAAAATATTAAAGTAAATATGATTGGTCTGGTTGATGGTGAGAAACTTCATGAAGGTTTGGTTAACAGTACAGAATCCCAATTTCTCTTCGAGCTAAACAACACTTATGTAATTTTAAAAGACAAAGAAAAAGCCCTAAAATATGAAGATACAAGAAAAATAAATTCATTTAAATACACTTCCAATGAGGTGGATTTAATTTCAAAAAGCGAAATAGAGAAGATTGTAATTAATTACTTTAAAAAAGACAGTATGAGGGAGAAATTATGGGAATATCTAACAAATTACTCCAAAAAATATGTTGTCCAACATGCAACGGAGATTTATTAA
- a CDS encoding methyltransferase domain-containing protein, giving the protein MGISNKLLQKICCPTCNGDLLSDELNMLQCNDCGKLFQIINGIPLFTNEKSAYDNLYNQIDFHKHPFGHNIDYAAWRKGKINKEIVKYLEKGSVLDDGGGYGYLKEFLGKENTYYNMEYSYEILNYDTSHLKSVGKGEELPFKDAIFDNIVSGDVLEHVYNKVKYLEETYRVLKPGGIFILNTPRTEWIESYKKSIWFWIPYLGHVTNRIKYLFRDKINLKTPEGVVDIPSNEVWLRNKLETIGYQIIVQKRTDNHLPGLSNKFWRKFADAFINPEKMGHCVFFVCKKE; this is encoded by the coding sequence ATGGGAATATCTAACAAATTACTCCAAAAAATATGTTGTCCAACATGCAACGGAGATTTATTAAGTGACGAATTAAACATGCTTCAGTGTAATGACTGTGGAAAATTGTTCCAAATCATCAATGGTATACCCTTATTTACAAATGAAAAATCAGCATATGACAATTTATATAATCAAATCGACTTTCATAAACATCCATTTGGGCATAATATAGATTATGCTGCCTGGAGAAAGGGAAAAATAAATAAAGAAATTGTAAAGTACTTAGAAAAAGGATCAGTTTTAGATGATGGAGGGGGGTATGGTTATTTAAAAGAATTTCTTGGAAAGGAAAATACATATTACAATATGGAGTACAGCTATGAAATACTGAATTATGATACCAGCCATTTAAAATCTGTCGGAAAAGGAGAAGAATTACCATTCAAGGATGCTATTTTTGATAATATAGTAAGCGGCGATGTACTTGAACACGTGTATAACAAAGTAAAATACCTTGAGGAAACATACAGGGTGTTAAAACCTGGAGGAATATTTATTTTAAATACACCACGAACAGAATGGATTGAATCTTATAAAAAATCTATCTGGTTTTGGATTCCTTATTTGGGCCATGTAACAAACAGAATCAAATACCTGTTTAGAGATAAAATAAATTTAAAAACTCCAGAAGGCGTTGTTGACATACCCAGCAATGAAGTATGGTTACGTAATAAATTAGAAACGATTGGTTATCAAATAATTGTCCAGAAACGAACTGATAACCATCTTCCAGGCCTTTCCAATAAATTCTGGAGAAAGTTCGCAGATGCATTTATAAATCCAGAAAAGATGGGGCATTGTGTCTTTTTTGTTTGTAAAAAAGAGTGA
- a CDS encoding acyltransferase yields MTNENTCENLKDKLKKCGNNVKIYPLSKIIRPEVIEIGNNSMIDDFSFINGGKRIKIGKYVHIASFVSIIGGGELKLGDYTVLACGSRILTGTDTYHGGKRMSTALPLEQRNVIRGKVEIKKDAFVGTNAVIHPNVKIGEGAVIGSCSLVTKDIEPWSINVGVPCKKIGYRPDVTVEDI; encoded by the coding sequence TTGACAAACGAAAACACATGTGAAAATTTAAAAGATAAACTAAAGAAGTGTGGAAACAACGTTAAAATATACCCTCTTTCAAAGATTATAAGGCCCGAAGTCATAGAAATAGGAAATAATTCAATGATTGATGATTTTAGCTTCATAAATGGAGGTAAAAGGATTAAAATTGGCAAATATGTCCATATTGCATCTTTTGTAAGTATTATTGGTGGTGGAGAACTAAAACTAGGTGATTATACTGTTTTAGCATGCGGTTCTAGAATATTGACTGGAACTGATACATATCACGGGGGAAAAAGAATGTCTACAGCATTGCCACTTGAACAAAGAAATGTAATTAGAGGTAAAGTTGAAATAAAAAAGGATGCATTCGTTGGGACCAATGCAGTTATTCATCCCAATGTGAAGATTGGAGAAGGGGCAGTAATTGGCAGTTGCAGCCTTGTAACTAAAGATATTGAACCATGGAGTATTAACGTTGGAGTCCCCTGTAAAAAGATAGGATACAGGCCTGATGTTACTGTTGAAGATATATAA
- a CDS encoding acyltransferase: MNLKTLFLRYMGKIPDRAERLESYIDNFKKMGVKIGKNVDMYEVSIDSLFPFLVEIGNNCIITGGTKILAHDASLSLFTNQYKVGKVTIHDNVFIGMDAVIMPGVEIGPNVIIGANSVITKTVPPDSVVAGAPARHICTIDEFLDKHKPEIHHNTEIIIVDSPKLSNDQEVIKFRKYVKNIVNQ; the protein is encoded by the coding sequence ATGAATTTAAAAACATTATTCCTTCGTTATATGGGTAAGATACCCGATCGAGCCGAAAGATTAGAAAGTTACATAGACAATTTCAAAAAAATGGGCGTAAAAATTGGAAAAAATGTGGATATGTATGAGGTTTCAATAGACAGCCTATTTCCATTTCTAGTTGAAATAGGAAATAACTGTATAATAACAGGAGGAACTAAAATATTAGCCCATGATGCTTCTTTGAGTCTATTCACAAATCAATACAAGGTAGGTAAAGTTACAATTCATGATAACGTATTCATCGGAATGGACGCCGTTATAATGCCTGGTGTTGAAATTGGGCCAAATGTTATAATTGGAGCTAACTCGGTCATTACAAAGACAGTTCCTCCAGATTCAGTTGTAGCAGGAGCGCCCGCAAGGCATATATGCACTATTGACGAATTTTTGGATAAACACAAACCTGAAATACACCATAATACCGAAATCATCATAGTTGACTCTCCAAAACTAAGTAACGATCAAGAAGTAATAAAGTTTAGGAAATATGTTAAAAACATAGTAAACCAATAA
- a CDS encoding flippase: MKFIKNVLLTFSVQLIAVILGIIISVILARTLGPEKVGIYSIVILIFTLLSTFGNLGIAISNTYYGVKKRYTWSEIASNSLISSFLLGIIILAALLLFYYFNPSPFENLDPGLLLIASITMPFILLMLYFQNILLGQNRIEEYNFTNITQSIIYLSLIVILILVVHGDLGAVIASWTVSYVTASIIPVILVYRSTKFKLHFNLNLFSKSVKFGLQSYLGNVIQFFNYRIDMFLIEILLNFTSVGYYSISVGLAESLWYLPSAVGTMVFARTPGLSEKERNKSTPQVCRNTLFVTIILATVLFFTGKYIILILFGLQYLPALTPLWALIPGIIALSICKVLSNEITGRGKPLIITYASVISLIVNIPLNIIFIPQMGITGSALASSISYTAATLIVLAKFIKISNSTISETLIIKKQDIKLYNEFLLKIGEVVQIRFKKLFQNINSYFI; encoded by the coding sequence ATGAAATTTATAAAAAACGTCCTTTTAACATTTTCTGTCCAGTTAATAGCAGTGATCTTGGGAATAATTATTTCAGTCATTTTAGCTAGAACGCTTGGACCAGAAAAAGTAGGGATATATTCAATAGTCATACTGATATTCACACTTTTAAGTACATTTGGAAACCTTGGAATTGCTATATCCAATACATATTATGGTGTAAAAAAAAGATATACCTGGAGTGAAATAGCTTCAAACTCATTGATATCATCATTTTTGCTTGGAATAATCATTCTAGCAGCCCTTTTACTATTTTATTATTTCAATCCATCACCATTTGAAAACCTCGATCCAGGTCTTTTATTAATAGCTTCGATAACGATGCCTTTCATCCTTTTAATGTTATATTTCCAAAATATTTTATTGGGTCAAAACAGGATAGAAGAGTACAACTTTACAAATATCACCCAAAGCATCATCTACCTATCACTGATTGTTATACTCATTTTAGTTGTACATGGAGATTTAGGGGCAGTAATTGCTTCATGGACTGTATCCTATGTAACTGCATCCATTATACCTGTAATACTGGTTTATAGATCTACGAAATTTAAATTACATTTTAATTTAAACCTTTTCAGTAAAAGCGTGAAATTTGGTTTACAAAGCTATTTGGGTAATGTAATCCAGTTTTTTAATTACAGGATAGACATGTTCTTAATTGAGATACTATTAAACTTTACAAGTGTCGGTTACTATTCTATATCAGTCGGGCTTGCAGAATCATTATGGTACTTGCCCAGTGCTGTAGGTACCATGGTATTTGCAAGAACTCCTGGTTTAAGTGAAAAAGAAAGGAATAAATCAACTCCTCAAGTTTGCCGTAACACATTGTTTGTAACTATAATACTTGCTACAGTTCTATTTTTTACCGGGAAATATATAATATTAATTTTGTTTGGTTTGCAATATTTGCCAGCACTTACACCTTTATGGGCACTTATTCCAGGAATAATTGCTTTAAGTATCTGTAAAGTTTTGAGCAATGAAATAACAGGTCGTGGAAAGCCATTAATAATTACTTATGCATCTGTTATATCTTTAATTGTTAATATTCCCCTGAATATAATTTTTATCCCACAAATGGGAATTACAGGGTCTGCTTTAGCTTCCAGCATATCTTACACTGCTGCTACATTAATAGTTTTAGCAAAATTCATTAAAATATCAAATAGCACAATTTCGGAAACATTAATTATAAAAAAACAGGACATTAAGCTTTATAATGAATTTTTATTGAAAATAGGAGAAGTTGTCCAAATTAGATTTAAAAAATTATTTCAAAATATTAATTCTTATTTTATTTAA
- a CDS encoding asparagine synthetase B family protein, with amino-acid sequence MPGLLGFIHKNSIKETNENIIEKMIDSIMHESFYKVDKYINSSFELARVHLDTFNPEKQPVFNSDGSLCIFFDGKIYDYNEDMEKLEYDGYRFKYKNDAEYCLYSFEKYGKEFVKKLNGSFVFIILDLKKEKLFIFNDRYGLRPLYYFFRETFIFASEVKAILEYPQLKKKLKYESVIDWFNFSTILGDRTFFEDIYLLPPASIMVYDGKDLSIDQYWDYDYEPDYSKSEDEFIEELISTMKNAVETRMENDYSYGLSLSGGLDSRVILAAMDIDKRKEVILFTFGPEDCDEAKIAKKVSKKVGLNINTLDITPEMIIENAQNMVYYSDGLVYIGYSYIIPLFKIMKDKIDVIFDGLALDLTLGGSYLGSLLDKKMINSESNVNILNLLVEITTLFNDHELDELLIKGYNDYKSLDSFKKEFNRINEKDKANHSDIFLLKNRVRRYVLMSHVLIRTIMENSVPTYDNNLMELISKIPPESRFYHRLYRKFLIKLSPELSKIHYNLTMVRADYPLILWALGSYYHLKKEGLKMLINRLFPGKIFLPNKRGYLNFSQWFRVNENWKNYFKELLLTEKTVSKKYLNQKYIQKLISEHEKGEGDNALKILHIASFEIFLRLFFGEGS; translated from the coding sequence ATGCCGGGATTACTGGGTTTCATCCATAAAAATTCTATAAAAGAAACAAATGAAAACATCATAGAAAAAATGATAGATTCAATAATGCATGAAAGCTTTTATAAGGTAGATAAGTACATTAATTCCTCTTTTGAGTTAGCTAGAGTACATCTTGATACTTTCAATCCAGAAAAACAACCTGTTTTTAACAGTGATGGTTCTTTATGCATTTTTTTTGATGGAAAAATATATGATTACAATGAAGATATGGAAAAGTTAGAATATGATGGATACCGGTTTAAATACAAAAATGATGCTGAATACTGTTTATATTCTTTTGAAAAATATGGTAAAGAATTCGTTAAAAAATTGAATGGATCATTTGTTTTTATTATATTAGATCTTAAAAAAGAGAAATTATTTATTTTTAATGATAGATATGGTCTTAGGCCGTTATATTATTTCTTTAGGGAAACTTTTATCTTTGCCTCTGAGGTAAAAGCAATACTGGAATATCCTCAACTTAAAAAGAAATTAAAATATGAATCTGTAATTGACTGGTTTAATTTTAGCACTATTTTAGGTGATAGAACATTTTTTGAAGATATTTATCTTTTACCCCCTGCATCAATTATGGTTTATGATGGTAAAGACTTATCCATTGATCAATACTGGGACTATGATTATGAACCGGATTACAGTAAATCTGAAGATGAATTTATTGAAGAACTTATATCAACCATGAAGAATGCTGTTGAAACCCGAATGGAAAATGATTATAGTTACGGTTTATCTTTAAGTGGAGGATTAGATTCAAGGGTTATTTTGGCTGCAATGGACATAGATAAACGAAAGGAAGTTATACTCTTTACATTTGGCCCTGAAGATTGTGATGAGGCTAAAATCGCAAAAAAGGTTTCTAAAAAAGTAGGCTTAAACATCAATACATTAGATATTACTCCTGAGATGATTATCGAAAATGCTCAAAATATGGTATATTACTCTGATGGGCTGGTTTATATAGGTTACAGTTATATTATTCCTCTTTTTAAGATTATGAAAGATAAGATTGATGTAATATTTGATGGTCTTGCTTTAGATTTAACTTTAGGGGGAAGTTATTTAGGATCTCTTCTGGATAAAAAAATGATTAATAGTGAAAGCAACGTGAACATATTAAATCTATTGGTTGAAATAACAACACTCTTCAATGATCATGAACTAGATGAACTGTTAATTAAAGGTTATAATGATTATAAAAGCTTAGACAGTTTTAAAAAAGAATTTAACAGGATTAATGAAAAGGATAAAGCAAACCATTCGGATATATTCCTCCTTAAAAATCGAGTTAGGAGATATGTTTTAATGTCTCATGTACTAATTAGGACCATAATGGAAAATTCTGTACCTACATATGATAATAATCTGATGGAATTAATATCAAAAATACCTCCTGAATCACGTTTTTATCACAGGTTATACCGTAAATTTTTAATTAAACTTTCACCTGAATTGTCTAAAATTCATTATAATTTAACAATGGTCCGGGCGGATTACCCCTTAATTTTATGGGCATTGGGAAGTTACTATCACCTAAAAAAAGAAGGGTTGAAGATGCTAATTAATAGATTATTCCCTGGAAAAATTTTCCTTCCAAATAAAAGAGGTTACCTTAATTTTAGCCAGTGGTTTAGAGTCAATGAAAATTGGAAAAATTATTTTAAAGAATTGTTACTGACTGAAAAAACAGTCTCAAAAAAATATTTAAATCAAAAATATATTCAAAAGTTAATATCTGAGCATGAAAAAGGAGAAGGGGACAATGCTTTGAAAATACTTCATATTGCATCATTTGAGATCTTTTTAAGGCTCTTTTTTGGAGAGGGTAGTTGA
- a CDS encoding flippase — translation MNETKKFVFDVGVTFLATMLITIIGFVLSIFLARYLGPGDLGVYREALTFNSIATLICAIGIPPAMIKYLAEYKDDKFKIDQYTSSSIITCIILGIIFIFLFYFSSGLIAYVFKMPKLEILIKILVFSFPFTLLNNVLLSFLNGLRKMKLYGIGIIVQNIAMTIITVFFVYNGWGSTGAVIGILVSSIILSIFLITCCRNYFEFTFKLYKETTKILLNYGARILSTSALNEINNQMDIILVGILLISSSVGFYSVAVGLSNFFWIIPLSIQKITYPATSEYWGKNNKTAINTMMDKTMKYSTVILVFLGLMVGFFATDIINILYKSNYLYAVIPLQILLIGTVIRGSIAQPISGALISIGKANLTFKITALMMSINVILDIILIPHFDIMGAAISSMISLSGGAFLNLFFTVKHLSIKVDVNWFLKMMGVVIFALILFKAGTLFLSTVIVGSIILTLYLIGIFKIFITEEDVYIFKSLINSAIYRR, via the coding sequence ATGAATGAAACAAAAAAATTTGTTTTTGATGTCGGTGTAACCTTCCTTGCAACCATGCTTATAACTATAATAGGTTTTGTATTATCAATCTTTTTAGCTAGATATCTTGGACCTGGTGATTTAGGAGTATATAGAGAAGCATTAACATTCAATTCCATTGCCACACTGATTTGTGCAATTGGTATTCCTCCTGCAATGATAAAATATTTGGCCGAATACAAAGATGATAAATTTAAAATTGATCAGTACACATCTTCAAGTATAATAACCTGTATAATTCTGGGAATAATTTTTATCTTTCTATTTTATTTTTCTTCAGGATTAATTGCTTATGTATTTAAAATGCCAAAACTGGAGATTTTGATAAAAATACTGGTGTTTTCATTTCCATTTACTCTTTTAAATAATGTTTTATTGTCCTTTTTAAATGGTTTGAGAAAAATGAAATTGTATGGCATTGGCATCATTGTTCAAAATATTGCCATGACCATCATAACTGTATTTTTTGTTTACAACGGGTGGGGAAGTACAGGTGCAGTAATTGGAATTTTAGTATCTTCTATTATTTTAAGTATTTTTTTAATCACCTGCTGTAGAAACTATTTTGAATTTACATTTAAACTATATAAAGAGACAACAAAAATATTGTTGAATTACGGTGCTAGAATTTTGTCAACAAGTGCATTAAATGAAATAAACAATCAGATGGACATTATTTTAGTGGGGATTCTTTTAATTTCATCATCTGTAGGTTTTTATAGTGTAGCTGTTGGTTTGAGCAATTTCTTTTGGATAATTCCTCTATCTATACAAAAAATAACTTATCCTGCCACATCTGAATATTGGGGAAAGAACAATAAAACCGCAATTAATACGATGATGGATAAAACTATGAAATATTCTACAGTTATTTTAGTATTTTTAGGATTAATGGTTGGATTTTTTGCAACGGATATAATAAATATATTGTATAAATCTAACTATCTTTATGCCGTCATTCCTTTGCAGATATTACTTATAGGGACGGTAATAAGGGGGAGTATTGCTCAACCGATAAGTGGGGCATTAATTAGTATAGGAAAAGCAAATTTAACCTTTAAGATAACCGCTTTAATGATGTCAATAAATGTTATTTTAGATATTATACTGATTCCTCACTTTGATATAATGGGGGCAGCGATATCATCTATGATATCTTTGTCAGGCGGCGCTTTTCTTAATCTATTTTTCACTGTTAAACATTTATCAATTAAAGTAGATGTCAACTGGTTTTTGAAGATGATGGGGGTAGTTATTTTTGCTTTAATATTATTTAAAGCAGGGACATTATTTTTAAGTACAGTTATAGTAGGCTCTATAATTTTGACACTTTATTTAATAGGGATATTTAAAATTTTTATTACAGAAGAAGATGTCTATATATTTAAATCATTAATAAATTCGGCGATATACCGCAGGTGA